A genomic stretch from Nilaparvata lugens isolate BPH chromosome 8, ASM1435652v1, whole genome shotgun sequence includes:
- the LOC111063490 gene encoding uncharacterized protein LOC111063490, protein MTKSSSSLEEHPYCKREEEQEEGERRRPPPPAMEWSENFQDLSIFCNFGSKPPINTNMTLPSGEQLDTPIITVNDEFDFSQRSCSRVTQQQQQHQSADDDNPWADLNLQQHPPDNNNSQQPSTTDNNNVKQWQVVTDWLCADSPKQIDYEPPSESTNFAAEDDHKNFADAATFGEEEDHHNNFADTAKIGQHFSVRPPLTKLDHEFEKDPPPNFDASEDDFVVEEILNKEQTIDIVELLKSANNRGELLKSGDRVQYLVAGGGKTIPVTGISNSDRLPGGKTIPVTGFSNSDRLMGGKTLPVTSNSNRLPAGKTIPVTGISNSDRLMGGKTLPVTSDRLSGGKTIPVTGISNSDRLMGGKTLPVTSDRLSGGKTIPVTGISNSDRLPGGKTITVTGTIQQYLPGTDTARKMQYSAGKVVDASNRMQYSVAGSKLVTDTSNSSRMQQYPGKKVLVTEFDGGSRMQYACDRENVANTSSKMQYSGDRVEGADNNSSRLQYSGDTNKVADNNSSRLQYSGDKVADMEYSLIGGNNSNKLSNRMDYSFVGNKEPVTVSVTDSSSREVLRNSLMLKKDVNIRKNSRHPLSAMFKTEEPSLFGAKNLKTLVLPSVRSGEVIELGSASPGKSEVIFGEDFVMPEIKIEPEEVEEEEGEKEIQVAPFKAPQKKLKLDIRSANNPLGLGGPVLTPTTTAAVLGESLDTPDVLKPLLEGIDGPSFDLIKYCEVDELAGIPSPLVVDNTRKTIPKKVLANYSAVKIEEGYEIEREREPLSTIKEEDITTDDSLPVARNSNFAAAGNSNSKVLPPRKKVTPTRKRRKTNFENYDSEISSDAYVDNEDDDETFHLPPKVARFGGSKSKSISRQRKTSIVASPGNRKVSSSGVDSDQESIMSQDRYRELRDRNNEASKRSRMNRKSREMEMKEKAEEMERRNKFLKARANHLDKMVETFREVIFKLAPRNNH, encoded by the exons ATGACAAAGTCTTCCTCCTCACTGGAGGAGCATCCCTACTGCAAGcgggaggaggagcaggaggagggaGAGAGGAGGAGGCCGCCGCCGCCTGCTATGGAGTGGTCGGAGAACTTCCAGGATCTCAGCATATTCTGCAATTTTGGATCCAAACCGCCAATCAACACAAACATGACGCTGCCATCGGGTGAACAGCTGGACACGCCTATTATTACAG TAAACGATGAATTTGATTTTAGTCAGCGCAGTTGTTCACGGGTGactcagcagcagcagcagcatcagTCAGCTGACGACGACAATCCGTGGGCCGATCTCAACCTACAACAACATCCACCCGACAACAACAATTCACAACAACCGTCAACAACCGACAACAACAACGTAAAACAGTGGCAAGTAGTGACCGATTGGTTGTGTGCCGATTCGCCCAAGCAAATCGACTACGAGCCACCCTCCGAGTCGACAAATTTCGCCGCTGAAGACGATCATAAAAATTTCGCTGACGCAGCCACTTTTGGCGAAGAGGAGGATCATCACAACAATTTCGCTGACACTGCAAAAATTGGGCAACATTTTTCTGTTAGACCACCCTTAACCAAGTTGGACCACGAATTTGAAAAAGATCCGCCACCGAATTTTGACGCATCGGAGGATGATTTTGTGGTGGAGGAGATTTTGAACAAGGAGCAGACCATTGATATCGTGGAACTGCTGAAAAGTGCTAATAACCGTGGAGAACTGTTGAAATCTGGTGATAGAGTACAGTATTTGGTGGCTGGTGGTGGTAAAACGATTCCAGTAACTGGTATCAGTAACAGTGACAGATTGCCTGGTGGTAAAACAATCCCAGTAACTGGTTTCAGTAACAGTGATAGATTGATGGGTGGTAAAACACTCCCAGTAACTAGTAACAGTAACAGATTACCAGCTGGTAAAACAATCCCAGTAACTGGTATCAGTAACAGTGACAGATTGATGGGTGGTAAAACACTCCCAGTAACTAGTGATAGATTATCAGGTGGTAAAACAATCCCAGTAACTGGTATCAGTAACAGTGACAGATTGATGGGTGGTAAAACACTCCCAGTAACTAGTGATAGATTATCAGGTGGTAAAACAATCCCAGTAACTGGTATCAGTAACAGTGACAGATTACCAGGTGGTAAAACTATCACAGTAACTGGTACCATACAGCAATACTTACCCGGAACAGATACTGCCAGAAAAATGCAATACTCAGCCGGTAAGGTTGTAGATGCTAGTAACAGAATGCAATACTCGGTTGCTGGTAGTAAATTAGTAACAGATACCAGTAACAGTTCAAGAATGCAGCAATACCCGGGGAAAAAAGTTTTAGTAACTGAATTTGATGGCGGTTCAAGAATGCAGTATGCTTGTGATAGGGAGAATGTAGCGAATACCAGTTCCAAAATGCAATACTCAGGTGATAGAGTTGAAGGAGCAGATAATAACAGTTCCAGGCTGCAATACTCAGGTGATACAAATAAGGTAGCAGATAATAACAGTTCCAGATTGCAATATTCCGGTGATAAAGTAGCAGATATGGAGTACTCATTGATCGGTGgtaataacagtaataaattaaGCAATAGAATGGACTACTCGTTTGTAGGTAACAAAGAACCGGTTACAGTTTCAGTAACTGACAGTTCCAGTAGAGAAGTGCTGCGTAACAGTTTAATGTTGAAGAAAGATGTCAATATTAGGAAGAACAGCAGACACCCTTTGAGCGCCATGTTTAAAACCGAGGAGCCATCTTTGTTTGGCGcgaaaaatttgaaaactctAGTGCTGCCATCTGTCCGTAGCGGCGAAGTGATAGAACTAGGATCGGCGTCTCCTGGTAAAAGTGAGGTTATTTTTGGAGAGGACTTTGTGATGCCTGAAATTAAGATCGAGccagaggaggtggaggaggaggagggggagaaggagATACAAGTTGCACCTTTCAAGGCGCCCCAGAAAAAGTTGAAGCTGGACATCCGGTCGGCGAACAACCCCCTGGGTTTAGGGGGGCCCGTGTTGACCCCTACTACTACGGCCGCTGTGCTGGGGGAGTCGCTGGACACCCCCGATGTCCTCAAACCCCTTCTGGAAGGGATCGACGGTCCGAGCTTCGATCTGATCAAGTATTGTGAG gttgACGAACTAGCCGGTATTCCTTCACCTCTGGTAGTTGACAACACCCGCAAAACAATCCCGAAAAAAGTTCTGGCAAACTACAGCGCCGTCAAGATAGAGGAGGGCTACGAgatagagcgagagagagaacCGCTTTCGACCATCAAGGAGGAAGACATCACTACCGACGACTCACTTCCGGTGGCGCGAAATTCGAATTTTGCAGcggcgggaaattcaaattcaaaagttctgCCGCCACGCAAGAAGGTCACCCCTACTCGGAAGCGTAGGAAGACAAATTTCGAGAACTACGATTCTGAGATTAGTTCCGACGCCTATGTCGATAATGAAGACGATGATGAAACCTTCCATCTGCCGCCCAAGGTTGCCAGGTTCGGTGGGTCGAAGTCGAAATCGATCAGTCGACAGCGCAAAACATCGATAGTCGCATCGCCCGGGAACCGGAAGGTGTCGTCTTCGGGTGTCGACTCGGACCAGGAGTCGATCATGTCGCAGGATCGATATCGGGAGCTTCGAGATCGCAACAATGAGGCGTCGAAACGGTCGCGCATGAACCGGAAGTCGAGAGAGAtggagatgaaggagaaagCGGAAGAGATGGAAAGGCGCAACAAGTTTTTGAAGGCACGCGCCAATCATTTGGACAAGATGGTGGAGACTTTTCGAGAGGTCATTTTCAAATTGGCGCCTCGCAATAATCATTAG